CAGCTTTTTGTTGCCGCTGGCGGACTGCGATTCCGGAGACTTTCCACAGCCGGTGACCAAAATCGCCACTAAAAGGGCAAGGAGCAGGATGTTCTTCATTGGGCTGGCGATTGAGTTTCTGAGGCGGAAGTGTACCGAGCCGCGCGGACCAGCGCGATCTTTTTCGCCAGAACAGAACCGGAGAGCGCCAGCAGCAATAAAGCCCCGGTGAGCAAACCGGCGAACTCGCGGGGTTGCAGGGCATGGACTAGGCCGTTGTCCAGTATGGCAATGGCTGCTATCCCGAGCAGGGTCCCATGCATTGAGCCGACGCCACCAAAGATGCTGGTGCCCCCCAGGACCACGGCGGTGATGGCATAGAGTTCATAGCCCACCCCGGCGTCGGCTCGCGCTTGGCCCAGGCGCGAGGTGTAAATGACCGCTGCCAGGCCCGCCATGGCGCCCGTGAGCACATAACTCATCCCAATCCGGCGCGATACAGGAATCCCGGAGTAACGGGCGCCCTCCGGTGAAAGGCCAATCGCGCGCCAGGAGCGCCCGAAAGTGGTTCGATGAACCAAAAGCCATAAGAGGATTGTCACGACAATGAACAGCGGTGCTTGGGCCGGTACTCCGAGGATTTGGCCTTGCCCAAGCCTCAGAAAAGAATCAGGAAAGCCCGTGAACGTATCGACGCCGTGAGTAATGGCCTCGGCCAGGCCGCGGAAAAGCGAGAAGGTTCCCAGCGTTACGATTAACGGCGGGAGCCGCAAACGGGTAATGAGCCAGGCATTCAAAAGGCCTGCGGCGGCGCCAATGCAGGGTGTGGACAGGGCGGCTAAGCCGATGGGGACATGGGCGTCGCGCCAGAGTTTGCCAAACAGGATAGCGCATAACCCCAATAACGAGCCCACCGACAGATCGATCCCGCCCGCAAAGATTACCGGCGTCATCGCCAGCGCCAATAGCCCGATTTCAACCGAATGCCTCAGGATGTCGTAACTGTTCTCCAAGGTGCCGAATCGGCGTCCAACGGCGTTGAAGTAAAGACACTCCAGGATCACGATCAGCAGCAGCCATGTCTCGTGGCGCAGCAGGAATCGTTTCCATCCCTGCGGCCATGCCAGGCGAGCAACGCCCCTTTTACCCAAATCCAATGCTTTCATTTGTTTGTTTCCGCCCGCGCAGGCCGTCAGCAACCACCGCGAGCAAAATTATCCCCCCCTGAATAGCCCGTTCCCAGTAGGCCTCGACATGCAAATGAACCAGCGCCGGACTGATGCAGGCCAGCAATAACACACCCACAAAAACGCCCCACAGGTTCCCCCGTCCGCCGGTAATGGCCACGCCCCCCACCACAACTGCGGCGATGACTTTGAGTTCCAGGCCAGTGCCCGATTTCGGATCAACCTGCGGCGACTGTACCATGTTCATCAGCGCTGCGGCCCCGGTCAGAGCGCCTATGAGAACAAATACGCCAAAGGTTACCAGACGCGGACGGAGCCCTGCCAGGCGCGCTGCCTCGGCGTCGCTGCCGACGGCATAAACGAAACGGCCCGCCGCCAGGCAGCTCATGGCCATGCTCAAAAGAATCACCAGGCCCAAAGCCGCTGCTACCAGGGCAAGCTGGCCTTGAACCTGGGTCAGGCCGAACCACTGCGTCCCATCGGGCAAGTTGACGAATTGGCCCTGACGTTGCCACTCGAGGGCCTTGCGCCAACTGACCATTGTAGCCAGCGTCACCACAATCGAGGGCAGTCCCAGCCCGGCCACCAAAAACCCGTTCAGCGCCCCCATGACAACTCCGATGGCCACGGACGCCAACAGCACCAACCCCAACGGCCAATGCGTTGCTGCCAGCAATCCGGCGCAGACACTGCACACAGCAAATTGGGACCCGACAGAAATATCAATTTGCCGCGCCAGAATAACAAGGGCCATCCCGCAGGCGACGACAAGGGATGGAGACTCACTGGCCAGGAGCGACAGCAACGGTTGCCGTTCATAAAATGAGGGGGCAACAAGCGCCAGCCCAAGCAGCACCAGCCCGAGCGCCGCCGCAATCGACCATTCACGAAAATGCCGTTTCACGCCGCCTTCTCCTTGCGCCCAAAAGCGGCAGCCATGATGTCTCGCGGATTGCTCCCGGCGGCCAGCGTGTCCACCACCGTGCCGTGCCGCATGACGGCTATCCGGTCACTCATTCCGATTACCTCCGGAAGGTCGCTTGAAATCAACAACACCCCGAGCCCTTGTTTTGCCAGCCGGCGGATAATCCGGTGTATCTCACCCTTGGCCCCGACATCCGCTCCCTGAGTCGGCTCATCCAGAATGAGCACCTTGGGTTGGGTTGCCAGCCACCGCGCAACCGACACCTTTTGCTGGTTGCCGCCCGAGAGAGAATTGACCGGGGCCTCGGGACAGCTGGTTTTGATGTCGAGCCGGCGGATGTACTCGAGACCAAGTTGCCGTTCGGCGGCAAAGCGCAGCCAGGCGCCTGGAAAAATGCGGTTGTGGATGGCCATGGTGATATTCTCTGCCACTGAAAGTTCGAGAATGACACCATGACGCCGCCGGTCTTCCGGGACGTAGCCGATGCCGCAGGCAATCGCCTGCTGTGGCGACTGGACAGCGACCTGTCTTCCATCGATGAACATTTGGCCGGCATCAGCGGGTGTAATGCCAAAAAGCACCCGCGCCAGTTCTGTGCGGCCAGCGCCGACCAGTCCGGCAAGCCCGAGCACTTCGCCACGCCGGACTTCCAGGCTGATGTCGCGCAGACCGGAAAAGGAACACCCCAACCCGCTCAAGGATAAGACCACTTGTCCCAAATCAGTCTCCAAGGGTGGGTAGATTTGGGAAACCTCGCGTCCGACCATGAGTCGAATCAGCGATGCCTCGGTCATGTCAGTCGCCGTCCCGGTGGCGACAGTTTGGCCATCACGCAGAACGGTGACCTTGTCTGCCAGGGTGAACACTTCTTCGAGCCGGTGAGTGATGTACACGATGCCCACCCCGCTGTTGCGCAGGTCCCTGACAATGGCAAAGAGGAGGTGCTGCTCCTTTTGAGTCAGCGACGCCGTCGGTTCATCCATGATGAGCGCGCGGGCCCCTGCGCCCAACGCGCAGGCTATCTCGACCAATTGCTGTTCAGGCATCGACAGCACGTTGACCTCCGCCTCGGGCGAAATCCGCGCGCCAATCCGCTCCAATAATTGCTGCGCCCGCCGGCGGCGCGCCGCCAAGTCCACACGACGGAAGGCAGAAGCCGGTTCCAAACGCAGGGCGATGTTCTCGGCAACCGTGAGGTCCGGGAAGAGCGCCGGTTGTTGATAGATACAGGCTATCCCGAGTCGATGAGCCTGGGCGGGTGATAAGCCACGGTGCGCGTGGCCGGCCACTTCAATTTCGCCCGCATCGGGCTGCAACGCACCGGTCATCACTTTGACCAGGGTCGATTTGCCCGCCCCGTTTTCGCCGACCAGGGCATGAACTTGCCCCTCGAGCAGATCGAAGGAAACCGCCCGCAGCGCCTGAACTGCGCCGAATGCCTTGCTGATAGCGGTTAATCGGAGAAGCGACTGGGACATGTTTCCATCAATTGGCTATGGGCCTGGCAATCGAACCAAAACTGGCGGGCCGGCGTCAAGCGACGCAACCGGATCGAGTGCATGGTTGCAAAAGTAGCGTGCTGCCTCCCAAATTGCGATATTACTATCCAAGAATTTCCTTCCGGCCCTGCGCGTTCTGCCTATTTCGGCGCAATGGTTCTCTATGGGTTTATGGGTTTCCCACGACTGCGTTAAGAAAGGAACGCCTTAAAAGCCTTTCTCATGCAACCGATGGGCAAATGTGAAGGAACGCCTTAAAAGCCTTTCTCATGCAACCGATGGGCAAATGTGAACTGGAGTGCCAGCAACAGGCCGGTTCCCCAGGCCGGTGACGCGGGTCCCCTCGGTGGGCAGCCAGTCCGGGCACCCTTTCGCGGTTGGCCACGGATGCCTGGTTCTGGCTTTGCTGACGGGAGGGCTGGCTTTGCGAGCAAACGCCAAAGCTGACGAAAACTCGAACGCCGCGCCTTCCGCCGTCGAGCAGTTCAAGCAGTTCATCTCCTCACCACCGGTCATCAAGAACCTTGTTTTCCAGCAGAAAGGTCCCGATGGACGGCGGCGCCCGGCCTTTGGATGGCACCTTCGCGCTATCCACAAGATTCGAGTACTTCCAGGCAAAGTGGCAGACCAATGGACTGTTGTTCCGCCGAATCACGAGCCCGGGTGACGTCACGAATTTCAACGTTGCAGGCGAGCTTGTGTCGTGGTCCGGGCATCGGCACGCCCTGGTTGAATCGGGCGCACGGCTGACCACTTGGGACGACCGGGATCCATCCGTGGCTGGCAGGGACACCTCCGTCTTTTACACGACCTCGTTCCTGCTCCATCCATTACGGGAGGTTTTGAACCTGGGCATCATGTACGCGGGGATTGGGACTGTCCGGTGGGAGGGCAACCGGTTTCGGGCTGCGTGTGATGTCGACCATGAGCACCTGCTGATTACTGGCGAGTTGTTGCCGGTAGCGCATGGACCGCCGCGCGCCTTGAACGTCCGGTACGCTTTTCCGCACCAGACCAATGATTACATGATTCGCTATGGCTACGAGTCTGCGCTGAAGCATCCTTTTCTGCCCGATGTCATCACGAATGTCTGGATCGTCAAAGGCCACGATGGCGGTCGCACCGAGGTGGAGTTGGATCAGTGGCGAATTCTTGAAATGGAAATCGCTAACCGTCCATTGGATGCTCGTCCATTCGCGGCGGACTCGTTTACACAGCCAAAAAGGTGGTTGACCCGCGTTTACACTAATGGCGCGATTTACGAGCTAGGGAGTAACGGCACCCTCAAGGTTATCTATGGCGTGCCGCACGATGGGACATCCTCGGCTCTCGCGCTGAGGTCGCACGCGGGGTTTTATGTGTGCTGGGCAGGCCTGAACGTGGCAATTTTCGCTCTCATTGTGAGAGCGAAGGAGCGACGCAGTGAACCAAGTAAAGAAAGGACAAATACATCATGAAATTCAAATTCAAACCCCAAACGGCCGTTCTGATCGGCGGAATGTTGGCAGCGGCGTACGCCGAGGCGTGCTATTACTCGAACACGACAGCAATCTGCTTCGTATCTGGCAACCAAGTGGACACCATCCCGTG
The nucleotide sequence above comes from Verrucomicrobiia bacterium. Encoded proteins:
- a CDS encoding ABC transporter permease translates to MKALDLGKRGVARLAWPQGWKRFLLRHETWLLLIVILECLYFNAVGRRFGTLENSYDILRHSVEIGLLALAMTPVIFAGGIDLSVGSLLGLCAILFGKLWRDAHVPIGLAALSTPCIGAAAGLLNAWLITRLRLPPLIVTLGTFSLFRGLAEAITHGVDTFTGFPDSFLRLGQGQILGVPAQAPLFIVVTILLWLLVHRTTFGRSWRAIGLSPEGARYSGIPVSRRIGMSYVLTGAMAGLAAVIYTSRLGQARADAGVGYELYAITAVVLGGTSIFGGVGSMHGTLLGIAAIAILDNGLVHALQPREFAGLLTGALLLLALSGSVLAKKIALVRAARYTSASETQSPAQ
- a CDS encoding ABC transporter permease, with protein sequence MKRHFREWSIAAALGLVLLGLALVAPSFYERQPLLSLLASESPSLVVACGMALVILARQIDISVGSQFAVCSVCAGLLAATHWPLGLVLLASVAIGVVMGALNGFLVAGLGLPSIVVTLATMVSWRKALEWQRQGQFVNLPDGTQWFGLTQVQGQLALVAAALGLVILLSMAMSCLAAGRFVYAVGSDAEAARLAGLRPRLVTFGVFVLIGALTGAAALMNMVQSPQVDPKSGTGLELKVIAAVVVGGVAITGGRGNLWGVFVGVLLLACISPALVHLHVEAYWERAIQGGIILLAVVADGLRGRKQTNESIGFG
- a CDS encoding sugar ABC transporter ATP-binding protein, whose protein sequence is MSQSLLRLTAISKAFGAVQALRAVSFDLLEGQVHALVGENGAGKSTLVKVMTGALQPDAGEIEVAGHAHRGLSPAQAHRLGIACIYQQPALFPDLTVAENIALRLEPASAFRRVDLAARRRRAQQLLERIGARISPEAEVNVLSMPEQQLVEIACALGAGARALIMDEPTASLTQKEQHLLFAIVRDLRNSGVGIVYITHRLEEVFTLADKVTVLRDGQTVATGTATDMTEASLIRLMVGREVSQIYPPLETDLGQVVLSLSGLGCSFSGLRDISLEVRRGEVLGLAGLVGAGRTELARVLFGITPADAGQMFIDGRQVAVQSPQQAIACGIGYVPEDRRRHGVILELSVAENITMAIHNRIFPGAWLRFAAERQLGLEYIRRLDIKTSCPEAPVNSLSGGNQQKVSVARWLATQPKVLILDEPTQGADVGAKGEIHRIIRRLAKQGLGVLLISSDLPEVIGMSDRIAVMRHGTVVDTLAAGSNPRDIMAAAFGRKEKAA